In Yarrowia lipolytica chromosome 1F, complete sequence, a genomic segment contains:
- a CDS encoding uncharacterized protein (Compare to YALI0F09427g, weakly similar to ca|CA3280|IPF6269.3 Candida albicans) codes for MVCWMQHNVRSTGTLSGISNYKYGYTIATCLSFSTPMTKREYCARFAVGSPPLAALVTNTAHPLLSQVPLIVSPSIRPPQAVTLPFEYKSLPANMPQAVNEDDILDTLGQLSQKLEQLEQDHRAAVATYQSWRENVDQQTREEQRKIAPGYLDSVDRILVPQKRTETVEQEQEMDTEEDGKEEEPVNELDKAFGKVGLE; via the coding sequence ATGGTGTGCTGGATGCAGCATAATGTGAGATCTACGGGTACGTTATCGGGAATAtcaaactacaagtacggaTACACGATAGCTACTTGTCTTTCATTTTCGACACCAATGACCAAACGTGAGTACTGTGCTAGATTTGCAGTTGGAAGTCCCCCTCTTGCCGCCCTTGTTACTAACACAGCACATCCACTACTCTCACAGGTACCCCTGATTGTATCGCCGTCGATTCGACCCCCACAAGCCGTGACGCTGCCATTCGAGTACAAGTCGTTACCGGCCAACATGCCGCAGGCGGTCAATGAAGACGATATTCTCGACACACTCGGGCAGCTGAGTCAGAAGCTGGAACAGCTGGAGCAGGATCATAGAGCCGCGGTAGCGACATACCAGAGCTGGCGGGAGAACGTGGACCAGCAGACCCGGGAAGAACAGCGCAAGATTGCTCCTGGATACCTGGATTCAGTGGACCGAATTCTGGTGCCTCAGAAGAGGACCGAAACtgtggagcaggagcaggagatggacaccgaggaggacggcaaggaggaggagcccgTCAATGAGCTGGACAAGGCCTTTGGAAAGGTCGGGCTGGAGTAA
- a CDS encoding uncharacterized protein (Compare to YALI0F09449g, similar to Saccharomyces cerevisiae HEM4 (YOR278W); ancestral locus Anc_8.734, similar to uniprot|P06174 Saccharomyces cerevisiae YOR278w HEM4 uroporphyrinogen III synthase and DEHA0E06424g Debaryomyces hansenii), whose product MNILLLKNPTTPRDFYQELFVEQKGHNAVFVPLLQHSPVGIESLKTHIANEVDGIDAVIVTSHRAVEILGEYASPELLCKPAYTVGPATARCLRELGFKDVRGEETGNGAALVPQLLSDGYQRFAFYAGKVRRDTIPNKLREAGRSLVEYTVYETVDLDDIAGRFEKAVGALPDAKHNWICFFAPSGTAQIVEYLKKNPAHGFKIASIGPTTLDYLQKNDIKVDVTAKQPDPEHFLEAMLSES is encoded by the coding sequence ATGAACATCCTACTGCTCAAGAACCCTACGACGCCGCGAGATTTCTACCAGGAGCTGTTTGTCGAGCAGAAGGGTCACAATGCTGTTTTTGtgcctcttctgcagcaTTCTCCGGTCGGAATCGAATCTCTCAAAACACACATTGCCAACGAGGTGGATGGTATTGACGCCGTGATTGTCACCTCTCACCGCGCAGTTGAAATCCTCGGAGAATACGCCAGTCCAGAGCTGCTCTGCAAACCTGCATACACCGTTGGTCCGGCTACCGCAAGGTGTCTCCGCGAACTGGGCTTCAAGGACgttcgaggagaagagacggGTAATGGAGCCGCTCTTGTGCCGCAACTGTTGTCGGATGGATACCAGCGATTTGCCTTTTACGCAGGAAAGGTGCGACGAGACACCATCCCCAACAAGTTAAGAGAGGCTGGACGAAGTCTGGTGGAGTACACTGTTTATGAGACtgttgatctggacgacATTGCTGGACGGTTTGAGAAGGCTGTGGGGGCGCTCCCCGACGCCAAGCACAACTGGATCTGTTTCTTTGCTCCCTCTGGCACCGCTCAGATTGTGGAGTATCTCAAAAAGAACCCTGCTCATGGCTTCAAGATTGCCAGTATAGGACCTACCACATTGGACTACCTACAGAAGAATGACATCAAGGTGGATGTGACGGCCAAGCAACCCGATCCCGAGCATTTCCTCGAGGCTATGCTCAGTGAGTCGTGA
- a CDS encoding uncharacterized protein (Compare to YALI0F09471g, similar to uniprot|P53323 Saccharomyces cerevisiae YGR262c and ca|CA2183|IPF6872 Candida albicans, similar to Saccharomyces cerevisiae BUD32 (YGR262C); ancestral locus Anc_5.43), with amino-acid sequence MITLPEQLEKLSKQENLIAQGAESLVYSAQHPYLPQQECIVKYRPKKPYRLPELDAQLSKHRTLAEARVLQKLALGDVEVPHLVFIDAKNGLIYMEKIEGLSVKQWIWNEEGDTEGGAQEAGDKSRSLPDGDVSSLKDTLVLVGQEIGKLHKSDIVHGDLTTSNVMLRDGKPVIIDFGLASVSTLAEDKAVDLYVMERAVLSTHPVHSQQYCDWLFEGYLAVVGKSQKEVMRKLEDVRQRGRKRSMLG; translated from the coding sequence aTGATCACACTTCCagagcagctggagaagctgtcCAAGCAGGAAAATCTCATTGCACAAGGCGCTGAGTCGTTGGTGTATTCCGCCCAGCACCCCTACCTCCCCCAACAAGAATGCATCGTTAAATACAGACCCAAGAAGCCATATCGTCTTCCGGAACTTGATGCCCAGCtcagcaaacacagaaCGCTGGCCGAGGCCCGGGTGTTGCAGAAGCTGGCTCTTGGAGACGTGGAAGTGCCCCATCTGGTCTTCATCGATGCCAAAAACGGACTCATCTACATGGAGAAGATCGAAGGTCTGAGTGTGAAGCAGTGGATCTGGAACGAGGAGGGAGACACCGAAGGAGGGGCCCAGGAGGCCGGAGATAAGAGCAGATCGTTACCGGATGGTGACGTGTCTTCTCTGAAGGACACCCTGGTTCTTGTCGGCCAAGAAATCGGCAAGTTGCATAAATCTGACATTGTCCATGGCGATCTGACCACTTCGAACGTCATGTTGAGAGACGGCAAGCCTGTCATCATCGACTTTGGACTCGCTTCCGTGTCCACTCTGGCCGAAGATAAGGCTGTGGATCTATATGTCATGGAGCGAGCCGTTCTCAGTACTCATCCTGTCCACAGTCAACAGTACTGCGACTGGTTGTTTGAAGGATACCTGGCTGTTGTCGGCAAGAGTCAGAAAGAGGTGATGCGAAAACTGGAGGATGTTCGACAGCGAGGACGAAAGCGGTCCATGCTAGGTTGA
- a CDS encoding uncharacterized protein (Compare to YALI0F09493g, weakly similar to uniprot|P19736 Saccharomyces cerevisiae YDL030w PRP9 pre-mRNA splicing factor and DEHA0E11946g Debaryomyces hansenii, similar to Saccharomyces cerevisiae PRP9 (YDL030W); ancestral locus Anc_3.160), with protein sequence MTTRAALEEMEVIEAGIAERLAFNPLILPPSQALTPNSPLQPRLQKLKNVPFTRQVGTPTTHRQTVLRQHEIATMLDTYQKLARRLKAELDAPRGKSGSRNLSSKELKGVMTDFYAKIDKIKQTLVPGEQAQDMYANYTLKRPALDVFEDDGEQEESVMSQAESNTLPSGIFNTARKINFGQKYTDAENSGRYLDMTPLYIEYQQQRMGHVGYIGFIKSFYNVDIYDPQTCAALGKKYPVFLESIVSYLESFITKKHILEDPQKTIDSIRKSIKVTDSKQDKEENPELFCKFCDKQFTNQAVYDNHLPGKKHKKAVARAESGETPTPTSAPKASTAAARTPETILAHLEELAEFLKSTIDSTVANLERKQALTNSERQAEIAAQQDQDRLTDENLRYGQQSDGSPWSKKQKTGDEDDEDEDEVISNPLKLPLGWDGKPIPFWLYKLHGLGIEYTCEICGNTTYRGRKIFDKHFSTPRHIFGLRCLGIEPSQAFKGITKIEEANALWDRMKKQLKTVETREENIVEVEDSDGNAMSEKTYEDLKRQGLL encoded by the coding sequence ATGACAACCAgagctgctctggaggaaATGGAGGTGATCGAGGCCGGTATTGCCGAGCGACTGGCCTTCAACCCGCTCATTCTGCCTCCTTCACAGGCCCTGACCCCCAACTCACCTCTCCAACCGAGACTACAGAAGCTGAAAAATGTGCCCTTCACACGACAAGTAGGCACCCCCACAACCCACAGGCAGACAGTGCTGCGCCAGCACGAGATTGCCACGATGCTGGATACGTACCAGAAGCTGGCTCGACGGCTCAAGGCCGAACTCGACGCCCCCAGAGGCAAATCTGGGTCTCGAAATCTGTCTTCCAAGGAACTCAAAGGCGTCATGACGGACTTTTACGCCAAAATCGACAAGATCAAACAGACACTGGTGCCCGGAgaacaagctcaagatATGTACGCCAACTACACTCTCAAACGACCGGCTCTAGACGTGTTTGAAGACGACGGAGAACAGGAGGAGAGCGTTATGAGCCAGGCTGAGAGCAACACGCTTCCCTCAGGCATTTTCAACACAGCTCGAAAGATCAATTTTGGCCAGAAATACACAGACGCCGAAAACTCGGGCAGATACCTCGACATGACCCCTCTATACATTGAataccagcagcagagaatGGGTCATGTGGGATACATTGGATTCATCAAATCCTTTTACAACGTCGACATTTATGACCCCCAGACGTGTGCGGCTCTGGGCAAAAAGTACCCTGTGTTCCTCGAGTCCATCGTCTCGTATTTGGAGTCGTTTATCACCAAGAAGCACATTCTGGAGGACCCTCAGAAGACGATTGACTCGATTCGAAAGTCAATAAAAGTGACTGATTCCAagcaggacaaggaggagaaccCTGAGTTGTTCTGTAAGTTCTGTGACAAACAGTTCACCAACCAGGCTGTCTACGACAACCATTTGCCTGGAAAGAAGCATAAGAAGGCCGTTGCCCGAGCTGAGAGTGGTGAAACCCCTACACCTACATCTGCTCCCAAGGCTTCTACTGCAGCCGCTCGGACTCCTGAGACGATTTTGGCCCATCTGGAAGAACTGGCTGAATTCCTGAAGTCGACTATTGACAGCACCGTTGCCAATTTGGAACGGAAGCAAGCGCTGACTAATTCCGAGAGACAGGCTGAAATCGCGGCTCAGCAGGACCAGGACCGTCTTACTGACGAAAACCTCAGATACGGACAGCAGAGCGATGGCTCCCCCTGGTCCAAGAAACAAAAGActggagatgaagatgacgaagacgaagatgaggtcatctccaaccctctCAAGCTGCCTCTTGGGTGGGACGGAAAACCCATTCCTTTCTGGCTGTATAAGTTGCATGGTTTGGGAATTGAGTACACATGTGAGATCTGTGGAAATACCACCTACCGGGGCCGAAAGATCTTTGACAAGCACTTTTCCACACCCAGACACATCTTTGGACTCCGATGTCTTGGTATCGAGCCGTCTCAGGCATTTAAAGGCATCaccaagattgaggaggccAATGCATTGTGGGACCGAATGAAGAAACAGCTCAAGACGGTGGAGACTCGAGAAGAAAACATTGTCGAGGTGGAGGATAGCGATGGAAACGCCATGAGTGAGAAGACCTACGAGGATCTCAAGCGTCAGGGATTGTTGTAG
- a CDS encoding uncharacterized protein (Compare to YALI0F09515g, no similarity), whose translation MIPRQPPPAGPLGTDFDYSVAGVAGVLVALGAPWPMGQIAEVLSDKQLGLAFFTMFLHVMYVGGLVTEACFPANFVTTAIKIPKPIFLATKVVYIAFASWEFSGHGDMSLYLVGILLATLVLTELGAALKANKHTAQDKKTQ comes from the coding sequence atgatCCCGCGACAACCGCCACCAGCAGGCCCTCTGGGCACAGACTTTGACTACTCCGTCGCCGGTGTTGCCGGTGTACTGGTCGCTCTGGGCGCTCCCTGGCCCATGGGCCAGATTGCCGAGGTGTTGTCCGACAAGCAGCTTGGACTGGCCTTCTTCACCATGTTTCTGCACGTTATGTACGTCGGAGGACTGGTGACGGAGGCGTGTTTCCCGGCCAACTTTGTGACCACGGCCATAAAGATCCCCAAGCCCATTTTTCTCGCCACCAAGGTGGTCTACATTGCGTTTGCATCGTGGGAGTTTTCTGGCCATGGCGACATGTCTCTCTACCTGGTGGGCATTCTGCTGGCTACTCTGGTGTTGACCGAGTTGGGAGCAGCTCTGAAGGCTAACAAACATACTGCCCAGGACAAGAAAACGCAGTAG
- a CDS encoding uncharacterized protein (Compare to YALI0F09537g, no similarity possibly noncoding) encodes MSEVAELRMEMERELELLRSEVDELKSQLIQQDAERHEAQKNQGETNITKENVTAAGVLSILLLLGSMGPGWYMGFSVMFSEGDGTGIGLVMANMFLPVLILIVTWVLPLMDRDRLILEAIMLLGYGSFMIYEMTKSVWSPLAQILMVSAAIFLRHLHQNEIHRRKQGLPVSVDLGDDV; translated from the coding sequence ATGTCTGAAGTTGCCGAACTGCgaatggagatggagcgcgagctggagctgctgcgtagcgaggtggacgagctcaagtCGCAGCTGATCCAGCAGGACGCGGAGCGACACGAGGCCCAAAAGAATCAGGGCGAAACAAACATCACCAAAGAGAATGTCACGGCGGCCGGAGTCCTGTCTATTCTGTTGCTGCTTGGATCAATGGGACCGGGATGGTACATGGGATTCAGCGTCATGTTTAGTGAGGGAGATGGCACCGGAATTGGGCTGGTTATGGCCAACATGTTCCTGCCAGTGTTGATCCTTATAGTGACGTGGGTGCTACCGCTGATGGACCGTGATCGGCTCATCCTGGAAGCCATCATGTTGCTGGGTTACGGCTCCTTCATGATCTACGAAATGACCAAGAGTGTGTGGTCACCGCTGGCCCAGATTCTCATGGTCAGCGCAGCCATCTTTCTGCGACATCTGCATCAGAACGAGATTCATCGAAGAAAACAGGGCCTTCCTGTTTCCGTTGATCTGGGTGATGATGTTTAG
- a CDS encoding uncharacterized protein (Compare to YALI0F09559g, similar to Saccharomyces cerevisiae VPS34 (YLR240W); ancestral locus Anc_8.401, similar to uniprot|P22543 Saccharomyces cerevisiae YLR240w VPS34 phosphatidylinositol 3-kinase and DEHA0G14157g Debaryomyces hansenii) encodes MNGKVITFARSGDLDVPVRIKADSLEGTFPLLSLSEQLVDPQKALAKHRVDATSDLTLTAQVWANGKALTGQIATTYKSFKSKRRWNEWLQFPIRLSQLPLDAEVRFQFWDYDGNDMLVARATIPFFDSKNAVLLRGRQKVDVVIDDEDEQEKENKFNDKTKAIANNNSGYSEMDRLEKLIKKHELGDMPRLDWLDNLAFRQIELVNTKHTTKSDLFLYVEYPQFQHVVVYSPPPVLLAPQPLEPPQIQQIQNTQTDNPIESKYRRLLRSHKTGPLDKDLKPNAKMRDELNLIFNYPSAQELTENEKNLLWKFRYYATRDKRALTKFLKSVSWDDASEMRQAIALLPMWKEVDISDALEMLGPGFADHPAVRAFAVDRLRASPDKELELYLLQLVQALQFDKDRVVSQFLISRAVASPVLGNYFYWYVHVQTQSEQTTGPFKEAISDFLLALQTSENGAEKIVALKRESNFVGKLVKLAQDVRACKEARPKKVELLKSMIADPKLELKELPYPVILPLDPTQRIVGIDENDCSVFKSSLTPLKLTFKMEDGSLYPIIFKSGDDLRQDQLVIQIITLMNQLLLNENLDLKITPYRILATGAVDGAIQFVPNQTLASVLSDYPGGILQFLKEKAPMTEEQQALLPPGSLSLGVRPEVMDTFVRSCAGYCVMTYILGVGDRHLDNLLISDDGHFFHADFGYILGRDPKPFPPLMKLPIQIIDGMGGIHSENYTKFRNYCFTAYTTLRKSANLILNLFSLMTEANIPDIAIEKDKAVQKVRDRFCLEMSDEEAIVHFQNLINDSVSAFLPMVIDRLHSLAQYWRA; translated from the exons ATGAACGGCAAGGTTATCACGTTCGCCAGAAGTGGCGATCTGGACGTGCCAGTCAGAATCAAGGC TGACTCTCTTGAGGGTACTTTCCCTCTGCTGTCTCTCAGTGAACAGCTTGTGGACCCCCAAAAAGCGCTTGCCAAACACAGAGTCGACGCCACCTCCGACCTCACACTTACTGCTCAGGTCTGGGCCAATGGCAAAGCTCTCACCGGCCAGATTGCCACGACATACAAGTCGTTCAAGTCCAAGAGACGCTGGAACGAATGGCTGCAGTTTCCCATCAGGCTGAGCCAGCTGCCTCTGGACGCCGAGGTCCGCTTCCAGTTCTGGGACTACGACGGTAACGACATGCTGGTGGCCCGGGCAACAATTCCCTTTTTCGACAGCAAAAACGCCGTACTCCTGAGAGGAAGACAAAAGGTGGATGTGGTCAtagacgacgaggacgaacaggagaaggaaaacaAATTTaacgacaagaccaaggcaATTGCGAATAACAACTCGGGTTACTCGGAAATGGACCGGCTGGAAAAACTCATCAAGAAACATGAGCTGGGAGACATGCCTCGATTGGACTGGCTGGACAACCTAGCATTTCGACAAATCGAGCTCGTCAACACCAAACACACGACAAAGTCCGATCTCTTCTTGTACGTGGAGTACCCCCAGTTCCAGCATGTTGTGGTCTATTCACCTCCACCAGTCCTGTTGGCTCCCCAGCCTCTAGAACCTccccagatccagcagaTTCAAAACACACAGACCGATAATCCCATCGAGAGCAAGTACCGACGATTGCTGCGAAGCCACAAGACAGGTCCGCTAGACAAGGATCTCAAGCCGAACGCCAAGATGCGAGACGAGCTCAACCTGATCTTCAACTACCCTTCAGCCCAGGAGCTCACAGAGAACGAGAAGAACTTGCTGTGGAAGTTCCGGTACTACGCTACCCGTGATAAACGGGCTCTTACCAAGTTTCTCAAGTCCGTTTCATGGGATGACGCTTCGGAAATGAGACAGGCTATTGCATTGCTACCCATGTGGAAGGAGGTGGATATTTCGGATGCCCTGGAGATGCTGGGTCCTGGGTTTGCAGATCATCCTGCTGTGCGAGCGTTTGCGGTAGACAGACTTAGGGCTTCTCctgacaaggagctggagctgtatCTGCTTCAGCTGGTTCAGGCTCTGCAGTTTGACAAGGACCGTGTTGTTTCGCAGTTCCTCATCTCTCGAGCTGTCGCTTCTCCAGTGCTAGGAAACTACTTTTACTGGTATGTGCATGTGCAAACACAGTCTGAGCAAACTACGGGACCcttcaaggaggccatTAGTGACTTTCTGTTGGCTCTACAGACGTCTGAAAATGGTGCCGAGAAGATTGTGGCTCTCAAGCGTGAGTCCAACTTTGTGGGCAAGTTGGTTAAGTTGGCTCAGGACGTGCGTGCATGCAAGGAGGCTCGTCCCAAAAAGGTGGAGCTGCTTAAAAGCATGATTGCTGACCCcaagttggagttgaaggAGCTGCCGTACCCTGTGATTCTTCCCCTGGACCCTACACAACGAATTGTGGGCATTGACGAGAATGATTGCTCAGTGTTCAAGTCGTCTCTGACTCCGCTAAAGCTCACCTTCAAGATGGAGGACGGCTCTCTGTACCCCATCATTTTCAAGAGCGGAGACGATCTTCGCCAGGACCAGCTGGTGATTCAGATCATCACTCTGATGAATCAGCTCTTGCTCAACGAGAATCTGGACCTGAAAATTACGCCTTACCGCATTCTTGCCACGGGCGCTGTGGACGGTGCTATTCAGTTTGTTCCCAACCAAACTCTTGCATCTGTGCTGTCTGACTACCCCGGTGGCATTCTCCAATTCctgaaggagaaggcgcCCATGACTGAGGAGCAACAGGCGCTATTGCCACCAGGATCTCTGTCTCTCGGGGTCCGCCCGGAGGTGATGGATACGTTTGTTCGTTCCTGCGCCGGCTACTGCGTTATGACATACATTCTTGGAGTCGGCGATCGGCATCTGGACAATCTTTTAATTTCAGACGATGGTCACTTTTTCCACGCCGATTTCGGGTACATTCTCGGCCGAGACCCTAAGCCCTTCCCCCCGCTGATGAAGCTCCCCATTCAGATCATCGACGGTATGGGCGGTATTCACTCGGAAAACTACACAAAGTTCCGAAACTACTGTTTCACGGCGTACACGACGCTCCGGAAGAGTGCCAACCTCATTCTCAATCTCTTTTCGCTCATGACGGAGGCCAACATTCCCGACATTGCCAttgagaaggacaaggcTGTGCAGAAGGTACGGGACCGGTTCTGTCTGGAGATGAGTGACGAGGAGGCGATTGTGCATTTCCAGAACCTCATCAACGACTCTGTGTCTGCCTTTCTACCCATGGTTATTGACCGCCTGCATTCCTTGGCGCAATATTGGAGGGCGTAA
- a CDS encoding uncharacterized protein (Compare to YALI0F09581g, some similarities with uniprot|P49777 Schizosaccharomyces pombe ARS-binding protein 1): protein MNQTPQRMPPENIYRKEQPTLFPHGYPTPVSSNTSINLPLPNSGSPLPIPYTPAPVKFEYSFQQSPSFPKYAKYQINPSFDFSKTGMAHLGVNSPVPITPVLPPPSSMAAPPIFQSRTLTRPLSSPDKTPCKRSRVEERQEVSDYDRKWVRMQFGLPRTGGYQKPFRKRQTDVQNEFQERFGRSLSPSTISKILSDDYSYLDTMSLNEVSKSVYRKRKPRFEMLEDAVSSWCELYTRRGCLSERVLKEAAERLHAHPLIDTSTADEEAPVFSNGWLHNIKTRRDLSRLLWDSTISEQETCVSTLNHIRETITRLGLTPKSVYAVGDTQLYPSATPGSRFGNDSTPCTARTVLICTNADGSSRQKMYPTMVGPDIADANNRSATSLVYSPTGTPETQNFLDFLFDFDNSLTEPSLLILAQHPHYEKATQIFRHQTNNSNLHIILVPARIKKKLLATDLGIAGDLKVAYKINRLYTLPHKRMKTSKILRSLDTAWGNVSEETILKAWRETRIFATLNFPELADTGASQPDLKLIRAIAGVQASLMNQQVAFSESQYQSFFNHDGEDDPLAVKDCVEQYASIVQNR from the coding sequence ATGAACCAAACACCGCAACGAATGCCGCCGGAGAACATCTACAGAAAGGAGCAACCCACCCTGTTCCCTCACGGCTACCCTACTCcagtctcctccaacaccagcaTCAACCTTCCTCTACCCAACTCGGGGTCGCCGCTACCCATTCCTTACACCCCAGCTCCAGTCAAGTTCGAGTACTCGTTCCAGCAGTCGCCCTCCTTCCCCAAGTATGCAAAATACCAAATCAACCCGTCCTTTGACTTCTCAAAGACAGGCATGGCCCACCTTGGCGTCAATTCGCCGGTTCCTATCACTCCGGTGCTTCCCCCACCTAGCTCCATGGCTGCTCCTCCCATCTTCCAGAGCCGGACTCTAACAAGACCTTTGTCCAGCCCCGACAAGACTCCCTGCAAACGTTCCCGTGTAGAGGAACGGCAAGAGGTGTCTGATTACGACAGAAAATGGGTCCGAATGCAGTTTGGTCTGCCCCGAACCGGAGGTTACCAGAAGCCGTTCCGAAAGCGCCAGACTGACGTTCAGAATGAGTTCCAGGAACGTTTCGGACGATCCCTGTCTCCTTCAACCATCTCCAAAATCCTCTCGGAcgactactcgtacctgGACACAATGTCGCTGAACGAGGTGTCCAAGTCTGTGTACAGAAAGCGAAAGCCGCGGTTCGAAATGCTAGAAGACGCAGTTTCGTCCTGGTGCGAACTGTACACCCGAAGAGGCTGTCTTAGCGAACGagtgctcaaggaggctgccgagAGACTCCACGCTCATCCTCTTATCGACACCAGCACCGCCGACGAAGAGGCCCCCGTGTTCTCAAACGGCTGGCTTCACAATATCAAAACAAGACGAGATCTGTCTCGGCTTCTGTGGGACAGCACCATTTCTGAGCAGGAAACCTGTGTCTCCACTCTCAACCACATTCGAGAGACCATCACACGACTGGGCCTGACTCCAAAGAGCGTCTATGCTGTTGGAGATACTCAGCTGTACCCTTCGGCCACTCCTGGATCCCGGTTTGGAAACGACTCCACCCCCTGTACTGCTCGAACCGTGCTCATTTGCACTAATGCCGATGGTTCGTCCAGGCAGAAGATGTACCCAACCATGGTGGGTCCGGATATTgccgacgccaacaacCGAAGTGCTACCAGCCTTGTCTACTCGCCTACAGGCACTCCCGAAACACAGAACTTCCTGGACTTTCTGTTTGACTTTGACAATTCGCTCACGGAGCCCTCGCTGCTGATTCTGGCTCAGCATCCCCACTATGAGAAGGCTACTCAGATCTTCCGTCACCAGAcaaacaactccaacctCCACATCATTCTAGTGCCAGCTCgaatcaaaaaaaagctgCTAGCCACCGACCTCGGAATCGCAGGAGACCTCAAGGTGGCATACAAGATCAACCGGTTGTACACGCTCCCTCACAAGCGAATGAAGACCTCCAAGATCCTCCGGTCGCTCGACACCGCCTGGGGCAATGTCAGCGAGGAGACCATTCTCAAGGCCTGGAGAGAAACTCGCATCTTCGCCACTCTCAACTTCCCCGAGCTCGCCGATACTGGTGCATCTCAGCCCGACCTCAAGCTGATTCGAGCAATTGCAGGAGTCCAGGCTTCGCTGATGAACCAGCAGGTTGCCTTTTCGGAGAGCCAGTACCAGAGTTTTTTCAACCACGACGGAGAAGACGACCCGTTGGCTGTCAAGGATTGCGTCGAGCAGTACGCCTCCATTGTTCAGAACCGCTGA